Genomic DNA from Sphingomonas lacunae:
ATGGCCGCAAAAGGCATCGCCTGATCCCTGGTTGCCGCCGACTGTGAGACGAAGTCTCGGTCTGCCCGGACTGGAACGATCCTCTGGCCTTGCCGCGCATGATTTTGCCAGCGCCCTTGGTTCACCGGAAGTCATCATCACAAGGTCCCAGCGCGATGGGCCGGCGCCGACGGTGCCTTCGCGCCTGTTGCTTCGGTTGACGGCGTTGGCGGGTGAAGATCGGATCAGGGCACCGTCATTCGATTTTGCAGGGTTGGCTGGCGCACTCGACATTTGTGAGTCCCCGCAACCCTTTGCGAGACCCGCATTTGCGCCATCGGCGGATCGTCGGCCGCGCTCGCTGAGTGTTACCGAGGTTGATACACTAGTTGCTGACCCATTCGCCTTTTACGCCCGCAATGCCCTGGGGTTGAGGCAGCTTGATCCGCTCGATGCAGAACCGACCGCGGCATGGCGTGGTACGCTGGTGCACGCCGCGCTCGAACACTGGCTGAAGCAACCGCACCGCAGCATCGAAACGATCGGTCCCATCGTGGAATCCTTGTTGGCCGGGCCCGGGGTGAGCGCCGTCTTGCGCGCCTTGTGGGGACCGCGTCTTTTTCCGCCCCTGCAATGGGCGGCCGAAACGGTGATTGCGGATCAGCTTGCCTCAGGCCGGGTAGCATTGGTTGAGGCGTCGGAATCCCGCGGGACTGCGATGCTTGGTGCAATCAGCCTGTCCGGTACGCCAGACCGGATCGACAGGTTGGCGGACGGGAGCCTGGCGATTGTTGACTACAAGACCGGCAGTGGTCCGAACAAGAAAGCGGTCGACAGCCTTTTTGCGCTGCAATTAGGCTTGCTGGGCCTGATTGCCGAAGCTGGTGGCTATACGGGGAAGCCCGAGATCGTCTCGACATTCGAATATTGGCGCATGAACAAGTCACAGAGCAAACCGCGCAAGGGGCAGCTTGGCTGGATCGATACACCGTTCCGAAAAACCAAGGACGCGCGCATTCATCCCGGCAATTTTGTTGCCGAGGCCCGTGCGAGACTGGAAGGCGCCGTCGCCCGATGGCTGGTGGGCGAGGATGCGTTCATCGCCAAACTGGAACCCGAGTTTGCCCCCTATGCCGATTATGACCAGCTGATGCGGCTGGAGGAATGGTATGGCCGGGAAAGTGGCCCGAACGATCCCGGTGATCGGGCATGAGCAGGATCAACACCCTTTCAGAGGAGCAGAAACGGGGCGCTGATCCTGAGGCGAACGCCTGGATGTCTGCTTCTGCCGGAACAGGCAAGACCCAGGTGTTGACGGCGCGGATCAAGCGGCTCCTGCTTGATGGCGTGCCGCCACATGCCATCCTGGCCATCACCTTCACCAAAGCGGGAGCGGCTGAAATGGCCCGGCGTGTTCGGGCGGACCTCGCCAACTGGGTGCGTCTGAAGGATGCCGATTTGCGGGCCGAGCTATTTGCCATAGGCGATCGCCGATTTGACGATCCTGTCCGGCTTGCCTTTGCAAGGACGCTGTTCGCCAAAGTGATTGATGCGCCGGGTGGTGGTCTGGCGATCCAGACAATCCACAGTTTCTGCCAGACACTGCTAGCCGGATTTCCTGAGGAAGCCGGTTTGTCACCGGGCTTCAGAGCGCTGGATGAGGCGGAAAGCCGCGAAATGCGCGCCGAAGTTCTGACTGATATCATTGTTGATGCAGGAACGGGCAGGGACGAGGTGCTGCTGCGCCGTATCCATGACCTTGCGCTCGCCGTCCATGAAACGGACCTGCACGGCTTTCTGGATCGTTGTGCGGCCAGCGCCGATGCGCTCGACCATTTGCCCTCCGGGATCAGCCCTTGGCTACGGCGGGAATGGGGATTGCCGACCGAAATGACAGGCCAGCAATGGCTCGAATCTAGATGCAGTGATGACGCCTTTGATTGTCAGGGTCTGCGGGCAGTCGAGGCTGTCTGTTCCGGCTGGGGTGCTGAGACTGGCAGAAAATACTGCGCCGTGATCGCCAACTGGCTCAGCGCGCCACTGTCACAGCGGTGTGCCTTGCTCCCTGAGTTGCAAGGAATATTCCTCACCCAGAAGGGTGACCTGAACAGTCATTGGAGCAAGGCACTTGTTGCCGCGCAAGACCTTGCCGTGCGCCTGTCGGATTCCATCCACGAGACGTTGGCCGTCGCCAGATTTCTGGCAAAGGCTGATGAAATTGCCAATGCGCTGGAGGTGGGCCGCGCATTTGCAAGAGCAGTTGCCGGTCGCAAGCGGCGGGATGCGTTGGTCGATTTTGACGATCTTATCCGCCTCACCGCGGAGTTGCTTGCGACGCCGGGGCGTGCCGACTGGATTCGCTATAAACTGGACCAGCGGATCGATCATATCCTGGTTGACGAGGCGCAAGATACAAATGAACGGCAATGGCAGATTGTCTCTGCCCTGGCCGAGGAATATTTTGCCGGTCGTGGTGCCAAGGACGATGCCCTGCGCACCCTTTTTGTTGTCGGTGATTACAAGCAGGCCATCTATGGCTTTCAGGGCACCAGCCCTGAGAATTTCGCAGGAGCGCGCCACCAGTTTTTCCAGCTTGCCGCGGCTGCCGAACGCGACTTTGACGACGTCGGGATCAATCGCAATTTCCGTTCGTCCCCTCCTGTCCTCTCGGTCGTCGATGGCGTTATCGCAAGCCTTGGACCCGAGGCACTTGGTTTGCCGCTGCAAGCCGTGCGTCATGAATCAGCCATCGCAGGCGCGCCAGGCCGCGTTGTCCTGTGGCCGGTTGTTTCGGCCGATGACGAGGCCGAGGATTCCGGTGCCGATGAAGCTGGCGTTGACGAGGAGGGCTGGATCGATAGTGCCACCCGGCGTGTGGCCAGCCGGATTGCGGCGACCGTACGCGACTGGATAGACAATGGTCTAGATGGCGAAACTGTTCATCCACGCGATGTCATGGTGCTCGTCAGAAACCGGCGCGATCTTGCCGGATTGCTGGTTTCCCGGCTTCAAGCGCACGCCGTGCCTGTTGCCGGGGTTGACCGGCTCAAACTCAAAATGCCGATTGCCGTTCAGGATTTGCTCGCGGCCGCCCGCTTCGCCCTTCAACCGAATGACAGCCTGACGCTGGCCAGTTTACTGGTGTCACCGCTGCTGGGCTGGACTCATGAGGAACTGCTTGAGCATGGCTGGCGTGCCGACAGTGATGGCCGCAACGGTCCGCTTTGGCCACATCTTCGGCAGCGTCTCGAACAGGGTTTGCTCGATCGGTCGCGAATGGCACCCTTGTTCGACATGCTGCGCATGGTCGGCAATGTAACGCCCCATAGGTTTTTTGAGGAGATATTGTCTGGGCCTGCCCAAGGCAGGGCGAAGCTGCTTGCCCGGCTTGGCAATGCCGCGCGCGATCCTGTTGAAGAACTGGTGAGCAAGGCGCTTGAGTTCCAGACCCGCGAAAGCGGCTCTTTGCACGCATTTCTGAGTGCATTTGACAGGGGCGAGGTGGAGATCAAGCGCGAGCTCGACAATGATGCGGACGAAGTGCGGGTGATGACGGTCCATGGCTCCAAGGGCCTGCAGGCGCGCATTGTCATCCTCGCTGATGCAACCCACGATCCGGAGCAAAGCCGCGAGCGCGGGATCGACTGGCCCACTCCGCATGGTACCGTGCCGTTGCTTTCCATCCGCAAGGATGAGCGGCCCGAACCAGTGGCCGCTGTTGCCGAAGCGTTGCGGGTCAAGGAGATGCAGGAACATTGGCGACTGCTCTATGTCGCCATGACCCGCGCCGAGCGCATGCTGTTTGTTGCTGGGTCCCTTGGCAAAAAAGCGAAGGACGGAGAGCCGCCGGAAAGCAGCTGGTACAAGGTCTTGAAAGAGGTGGTTGAGGGCATGGGTGCCGGCTGGCAACCGATTGCCGATTCCGCCTGGGCCAGCGAATGCGCTTATGTGGTCAGGGGGAGGGAGCCGCGCGGCAGCAATGCCCGGAGCCCGCAGCATGCGCCAGTCATACCGGCTTGGGCGCGCGTAGCCGCACCCCAGGAACCGCGTCCATCCCGTCCGCTTGCACCATCTTCGATCGGTGAGGCTGACGAGCTGACTGTGCCCAGGCCGCCCGTGCCGCAACCATCACCGGGGCTGGCGGCTGAGCGTGGCTCCCTGATCCACGCCCTGTTTGAGCGATTGCCCCCGGTCGAGCCCTCCCGTCGCCGGACGGCAGCAGCGCGCTGGCTTGAAAAAAGTGGAAGCATTTTCTCGGAAAAAGAGCGCGCTGCCATGCTTGATGCCGTGCTCGCCATTCTCGATGATCCCGTCCATTCGGCGTTGTTTGGCCCCAACTCCCTTCCCGAGGTGCCCTTTTCGGCACTGGTCGGGGGGCAGGTCATAGCCGGTGCCATGGACCGATTGATCATCGACTCTGACCGTGTCCGTGTTGTCGATTACAAGACCGGTCATTTTGTTCCCGCCACGCCGGACGATGTGCCGATAGGGTATCTGCGCCAGATGGCGGCATATACCTGCGCGCTGGAAACCATCTTCCCGGCCCATAGGGTCGAGTCGGCGCTACTGTTTACCAACGGTCCCACTTTGATCGAACTGCCGCCATCTTTGCTGGCAGCGCACAAGCCAGACTTGTCGGGGGGCAAGGCAAAGTCGGTCGATAGCGCTTGAGCGCAAGCCTCTGCATCCCTATTTCGGTTGTCGTACAGAATATTGCAGGAGCATAACAATGGGTACCAAGGCTATCAGTGACGCGAGCTTCGAGGCAGACGTGCTTCAGTCGGACGTGCCCGTCCTCGTGGATTTCTGGGCGGAATGGTGCGGTCCGTGCAAGATGATCGGTCCTGCTCTTGAGGAAATCAGCGACGAACTGGCCGGCAAGGTTATCATCGCCAAAATGAACATCGATGATCATCCCGGAACGCCCGGAAAGCTCGGTGTCCGCGGCATCCCTACGATGATGCTGTTCAAAAATGGTCAGAAAGTAGCGGAGAAAGTGGGTGCTGCACCCAAGAGCGCGCTGAAGGGTTGGCTCGAAGGCGAACTCTGACGTTCAACTCCGGTAATCGGCGTTGATGCTGATGTAACCATGGGTCAGGTCGCAGGTCCAGACTGTTGCCTGACCCTCTCCCAGCCCAATGTCGACATGGATTCGAATGTCCTGTCCCTTCAGATGGGCGGCAACAGGCGTTTCGTCATAGCCATCGACAGGCAATCCATCTCTCGCCACCACAGTATCCCCAAAGCTGATCGCCAACCGGTCACGGTCGGCGGGTTCACCAGCCTTGCCGACAGCCATGACCACGCGGCCCCAATTGGCATCCTCGCCAGCAATGGCAGTCTTTACAAGTGGAGAATTGGCGATGGCTAGGCCGATGCGCTTGGCGCTGCTGTCGCTTTTCGCACCGGTCACGCTGATGGCAACAAACTTGCTCGCGCCTTCGCCATCCCGAACGATCTGATGGGCAAGGTCTCGGCAGACAGACCGGATCGCCGCCGCCAACGCATCGGCGCCGCAGTCGTCCATTCGCCGGATGATCGGGTTGCCGGCTTTGGCCGTCGCGAATACCAATAAGGTGTCGCTGGTTGACGTATCGCTGTCGACGGTGATGCTGTTGAATGTATCGCGATTGGCTGACGAAAGCATGGCTTGCAGGATGGCCGGCTCGACCGCAGCGTCGGTAAAGACATAGGCAAGCATCGTCGCCATGTCGGGAGCAATCATTCCTGATCCCTTGGCGATGCCGACGATGTTGACCGTGCGGTCGCCAATGACTGCTTGTGCCATGGCTCCCTTGGCGAAGGTGTCAGTGGTGAGGATGGTATTCGCGGCCTCCTCCCATGTGCAGGGACTAGCCTCAAAAGCAGCGGCAAGCCCGTCGCGCGCCTTGTCTTTGGGCAATGGCACGCCGATCACACCTGTCGAGCAGACAAAAACATCTTCCTTCGCGCAGCCGAGATGACCGGACACCGCGGTCATGATCAGCTCCACCGCTTCGCGGCCCCGATAGCCGGTGAAGGCATTGCTGTTCCCTGCATTGACAATCAGTGCCCGGGCCGAACCTCTGGCAATGCCTTCCCGGCACATTTCCACTTCGGTAGAACAACAAAGGTTGCGCGTCGTCACCCCGGCGACAGCCGTACCCTCAGCCAGTTCGACATAGGTGAGGTCGCATCTGTCCCAATTCTTGTATCGCGCGCGGGCGACACGCAGCGTCACGCCGGCAATCGCTGGCAGGTCAGGAAAGTGTGTGGGCGCGAGTGGGGATGTTCCGTTCATTGCCGTGCAGATGCATCAGCCCGATAAAGAGGTCAATTGCCAGCCTGGATAACCGCAGGTTCATTCACAGTGGGTCATGCACTACAGAGCAGGTTGACCTTTCCGACCGGAGAGCGCCATTAAGGCGCTCCAGCTTCGAACCGCTCCTTGCAAGGATGTGCCTGACTGTGATCCGTTACAACACCATTTTCCGTCGCGTTGCAGCCGGTGGCACAGCTGCCTTGGCCTTGCTTGCTGCGCCTGCAATCGCTCTGGTGCAAACGCCTGCTCCGTCAGCACCAAGTCCGGCCCCGAATGCCGATGGCAGCACGAATGCCCGCCCGCTCGGCTCGATCGCCAATTGGGTGGCGATGGAAGACTTACCCTCGGCAGCTATGGCACCGGGCATCAACCACGCAGTGCGGGTGCGCTTGAGCGTTTCACCGCTCGGCTTTGTTGATGGTTGTACGGTGCTGGCAAGCAGCGGAGATGCCAATGTAGACAGCGCCGTATGCACCGCGCTGCAACGCAATGCCTTTTTCACGCCCGCGATGAATGCTGCCGGCCAGGCGATTGCCGGAGAATATGTTCGGAACGTCCGCTGGGCGCCGCCTCCTGCGCCAACTGCCCCAGCTGGGACACCGCCGGCGCAATAGGGCAGGGCACTTGCCGCCTTGATTTGATAGGTTGCCAGTGGCCCTTGAACATCCGTGCGCTTTCAGTTGGACGAACGCTTTGGCAAGGACTATGTGCCATTGTATGACAAGATTGTGTCCTGTTGACACGGCATTGAGTAGCTGACCAGCCTTGGAAATCCTGCCTTTCTTTTATGCGCTGCTGGCGGTCCTGACCGGTGTATCTGCCGGGGACCGTGTCGCGCTGGCCGAACGGGCTCCAGTGGCTGCCTGTGCTGCTCAGGAGTCTCAGGCTTGTACTGTCGTTCAGACGTCGTCTGTTCCTGCGAGCCGACCTGTGGCCGGCCTGCCTTTGATGCGCTTGCTGCTGGACGTGCCGCATTGGACAGCCATCGACACTGGTCGCATTTTCCGTGTGGCCGGGTTCGCGGTACGTCGGATCTAGCGGCTGTCTGCCTGCAAAGCTGCATAGTCAGCTTGGCTGGAATTTGAGGCGCAAGGCGTGCCATCGACCAGCCCTATCCTTTCCCATATCCTGCTTGGTCGGCGTCCCTGTTTACGCGACGATTGGTCAGGCCCCATCAGGACTTCACCATGTTCAACAAAATCGCCAAATCCATCTTCGGTTCCTCGAACGATCGCTATGTCAAATCGCTGCGCAAGACGGTCGAAAAGATCAACGCTTTCGAACCCGCAATCTCTGCCCTCGACGACGATGGTTTGCGGGGAAAAACGGTTGAGTTTCGTCAACGTCTGGAAGCTGGCGAGACACTGGATGCCCTGTTGCCCGAAGCCTTTGCTGTCGTGCGCGAAGGCGCCAAGCGGACGCTTGGGCAGCGTCATTATGATGTACAGATGATCGGTGGCATTGTCCTTCACCGTGGCGAAATTGCTGAAATGCGTACCGGTGAAGGCAAGACGCTTGTCGCGACGCTGGCCACCTATCTCAACGCTCTTGAAGGCAAGGGCGTGCATGTTGTCACCGTCAACGACTATCTGGCCCGGCGCGACTGCGAATGGATGGGTCAGGTCTACCGTTTCCTGGGTCTGACGACCGGGGTTATTGTCCCCAACATGCAGGAACATGATCGGCGAGCAGCCTACGCCGCCGACATCACCTATGCGACCAATAATGAGTTGGGTTTCGATTATCTGCGCGACAATATGAAATATACGCGTGAGCAGATGGTCCACAGGCCCTTCAATTTTGCCATTGTTGATGAAGTTGACTCGATCCTGATTGATGAGGCCCGCACGCCACTGATCATTTCCGGCCCGACTGATGACAAATCGGAAACCTATGTGCATGTCGATGCGCTGGTGAAGCAGCTCGTCGAGGAAGATTATGAGAAGGACGAAAAGCAGCGCACGGTCATCCTGACCGAGGAAGGCACCGAAAAGGTGGAGCGCTTGTTGGAGAACGCCGGTCTGCTCGAAGGGTCAAACCTCTATGCGATCGAGAACACCCAGATCGTTCATCATGTGAACCAGGCATTGCGCGCCAATGTCCTGTTCCGCCGGGATACCGACTACATCATCAAGGACGGCAAGGTGATCATCATCGATGAATTCACCGGGCGCATGATGGATGGCCGGCGCTGGTCGGATGGCTTGCATCAGGCGGTTGAGGCCAAGGAAGGCGTGAAGATTGAGCCGGAAAACCAGACACTGGCGACCATCACCTTCCAGAATTATTTCCGCATGTATCCAAAGCTTGGCGGAATGACCGGAACGGCGGCCACCGAAGCCGCTGAATTTTATGACATCTACAAGCTGAACGTGGTCGAAATTCCCACCAACCGTCCTGTCCAGAGGATTGACGAGGAAGATACATTCTACAAGTCAACGGTCGACAAGTTCAAAGGCATTGCCAAGACCATCAAGGAACATGCCGACAAGGGGCAGCCGGTTCTGGTTGGCACCGTTTCGATTGAAAAGTCCGAGCTCTTGTCAGGCTTCCTCAAGGAAGAGGGAGTGGAGCATAATGTTCTCAATGCACGATACCATGAAAGCGAAGCGCATATCGTGGCCCAGGCCGGCCGTACCGGAGCCGTGACCATCGCCACCAACATGGCCGGTCGCGGAACCGACATTCAACTTGGCGGCAATGTGGAGTTCCGCATTGATGACGAGCTGCGCGATATGCCTGAGGGGCCTGAACGCGACGCGGCTGTCGCCCGCATAACCCGCGAAGTTGAGGAAGAACGCGAACGGGTGAAGCAGGCCGGTGGCCTGTTTGTCCTGGGTACGGAACGTCACGAAAGCCGGCGGATCGACAATCAGCTCCGTGGCCGCTCGGGCCGTCAGGGCGACCCCGGCCTGTCGCGCTTCTACCTCAGTCTGGACGATGATTTGTTGCGCATTTTTGGCCCGGACACGCTTTTTGCCAAGATGATGCGGTCAAACCTTGAGGATGGTGAGGCATTGCCGCCTTCGCGTTGGCTGTCGAAGGCTATCGAGACGGCGCAAAAGAAGGTCGAGGCGCGCAACTATGAAGCGCGCAAGCAGGTCGTCGATTACGACAACGTCATGAATGACCAGCGCAAGGTCATATATGAACAGCGTAGTGACATCATGGATGCCGAGGCTGTTGACGATGTGCTGTTTGATATGCGCCAGGAAACGGTCAATGCCATCGTTTCGGACGGTTGCCCGATCGGCAGCTTCCCGGAACAGTGGAATGTAGAGTTGATCGAGCAGCGGTCGCTCGAGATCCTGGGCGTGGAGGTCCCGCTTCGTAAGTGGATGGATGAAGATGGCCTCGATCCTCAGATCATTGAGGAGCGTATCGCCGGGCTTGCCAATGCGCATGTCGAAGCAAAGGCCTCAGAGATAGAGGCATCCATGTGGCGTTCGGTTGAAAAGAGCATCCTGCTCCAATCGCTGGATCACCACTGGAAGGAGCATTTGGCCACACTCGACGCCTTGCGCACGGTCATCTTCCTGCGGGCGTATGCGCAAAAGACACCGCTCAACGAGTATAAGCGGGAGGCTTTTCACCTGTTCGAACGGATGCTGGCCACTATCCGTGAGGATGTGACCCGCACTGTTGCCCGCGCCCAGTTCCGGGTGGAAGAACCCGCCCCACTGCCCGAGTTGCCGGACTTTTTGACGACCCATATTGATCCGTTCACCGGTGACGACGACAGTCACGACATTGATGGGGGGGCGCTGGGTGTCGTCAGTACGTCTGCGCCGCGTATGGCTGCTGCACCGCAAGCGGGCGGTGCTGCCGATGTCCCGCCCCCGGCGAGCCGCAATGCGCCTTGCCCCTGCGGTTCGGGACAGAAATACAAGCATTGTCACGGCGCCCTCTGACAGGTCGGGTACACAGTCTCGAAAGCGAAGGGGGCAGTAGTGTCTATCTGCCCCCTTACTCCGCTCCCGATCCCGTTGCATGGCGCGTGCTGTGGTCCCGCTGATCGTGAAGCTGCGGACGCATCAGCTATGTCCTTAGGGCAGGGACGAGGAGCCCTGTCCATGCTATTGAGCATCTCAGTCACGCAGGAAGGCAGAATCAGATGAACAAGGGCCAGTGGATCATCAGCGCATTTGTTGCGGGTGCCCTGGCAACCGCCGGCGCCTATATCGCCATTCAATGGAACGCGATGCCGCCGGAAGGCCAAGCGAGCGCCGACGATCGAGCCAATCCGAACGGCCCGATGGCCGGGCAGACCTCGCCGCGGTTGAGCGAACAGGCAGCGCAAACCATAGCTGTGCAAACATTGATGGGCGATCCTTACGGACGGACAAGCGCCGAGGTGCTCAAAAACATGACAGCCAAAGGCCTGGAGCTGAACGCCGGTCAATCCGAATGGGTGTGGGAAGTCAGGATCGCACCGAGCGCTGACATGCCCCAAGGCATCAACGGCGAGCTTCGCATCAATGCCAATGATGGCCGGCTTACACCGGTAATGCTCCCGTTCCTCGATTGAGGATCCGTAACAGCCATCGAGGGGGAGGATAGCGATGCTGCCAAGTGGCTCCCCGGGCAGGATTCGAACCTGCGACCGATCGATTAACAGTCGATTGCTCTACCGCTGAGCTACCGAGGAATGCCTTGGCTGGCGGCGCCGTGTCGGCGCGGAGAGCCCTTTGCAACGGCAGCGCGCCGAATGCAAGACCGCTTTGGGCAAAATTGTGACTTTGTTGCCTTCGTACCGATCAACCCAGAAATTGTTCCTGGGCAATACGATCATCAAGCGCATGTTCGGGATCGAACAACAGCGTCAGCTGCCTGCTGCGATCAACCGCCACATCCACGCTGCGCACATCGCGCACCTCGCGTTGATCGGCGACGGCGCTCACCGGGCGCTTGCTGCCTTCGCGAACGATGAAACTGAGCCGGGTACGCTCCGGGACGATGGCCCCGCGCCAGCGTCGGGGGCGGAAAGGGCTGATCGGGGTCAACGCCAAGGCTGCGGAATCGAGAGGGAGTATCGGACCATTGGCGGACAGGTTGTAGG
This window encodes:
- a CDS encoding SEC-C metal-binding domain-containing protein, giving the protein MAAAPQAGGAADVPPPASRNAPCPCGSGQKYKHCHGAL
- the trxA gene encoding thioredoxin, yielding MGTKAISDASFEADVLQSDVPVLVDFWAEWCGPCKMIGPALEEISDELAGKVIIAKMNIDDHPGTPGKLGVRGIPTMMLFKNGQKVAEKVGAAPKSALKGWLEGEL
- the addA gene encoding double-strand break repair helicase AddA produces the protein MSRINTLSEEQKRGADPEANAWMSASAGTGKTQVLTARIKRLLLDGVPPHAILAITFTKAGAAEMARRVRADLANWVRLKDADLRAELFAIGDRRFDDPVRLAFARTLFAKVIDAPGGGLAIQTIHSFCQTLLAGFPEEAGLSPGFRALDEAESREMRAEVLTDIIVDAGTGRDEVLLRRIHDLALAVHETDLHGFLDRCAASADALDHLPSGISPWLRREWGLPTEMTGQQWLESRCSDDAFDCQGLRAVEAVCSGWGAETGRKYCAVIANWLSAPLSQRCALLPELQGIFLTQKGDLNSHWSKALVAAQDLAVRLSDSIHETLAVARFLAKADEIANALEVGRAFARAVAGRKRRDALVDFDDLIRLTAELLATPGRADWIRYKLDQRIDHILVDEAQDTNERQWQIVSALAEEYFAGRGAKDDALRTLFVVGDYKQAIYGFQGTSPENFAGARHQFFQLAAAAERDFDDVGINRNFRSSPPVLSVVDGVIASLGPEALGLPLQAVRHESAIAGAPGRVVLWPVVSADDEAEDSGADEAGVDEEGWIDSATRRVASRIAATVRDWIDNGLDGETVHPRDVMVLVRNRRDLAGLLVSRLQAHAVPVAGVDRLKLKMPIAVQDLLAAARFALQPNDSLTLASLLVSPLLGWTHEELLEHGWRADSDGRNGPLWPHLRQRLEQGLLDRSRMAPLFDMLRMVGNVTPHRFFEEILSGPAQGRAKLLARLGNAARDPVEELVSKALEFQTRESGSLHAFLSAFDRGEVEIKRELDNDADEVRVMTVHGSKGLQARIVILADATHDPEQSRERGIDWPTPHGTVPLLSIRKDERPEPVAAVAEALRVKEMQEHWRLLYVAMTRAERMLFVAGSLGKKAKDGEPPESSWYKVLKEVVEGMGAGWQPIADSAWASECAYVVRGREPRGSNARSPQHAPVIPAWARVAAPQEPRPSRPLAPSSIGEADELTVPRPPVPQPSPGLAAERGSLIHALFERLPPVEPSRRRTAAARWLEKSGSIFSEKERAAMLDAVLAILDDPVHSALFGPNSLPEVPFSALVGGQVIAGAMDRLIIDSDRVRVVDYKTGHFVPATPDDVPIGYLRQMAAYTCALETIFPAHRVESALLFTNGPTLIELPPSLLAAHKPDLSGGKAKSVDSA
- the argJ gene encoding bifunctional glutamate N-acetyltransferase/amino-acid acetyltransferase ArgJ, whose product is MNGTSPLAPTHFPDLPAIAGVTLRVARARYKNWDRCDLTYVELAEGTAVAGVTTRNLCCSTEVEMCREGIARGSARALIVNAGNSNAFTGYRGREAVELIMTAVSGHLGCAKEDVFVCSTGVIGVPLPKDKARDGLAAAFEASPCTWEEAANTILTTDTFAKGAMAQAVIGDRTVNIVGIAKGSGMIAPDMATMLAYVFTDAAVEPAILQAMLSSANRDTFNSITVDSDTSTSDTLLVFATAKAGNPIIRRMDDCGADALAAAIRSVCRDLAHQIVRDGEGASKFVAISVTGAKSDSSAKRIGLAIANSPLVKTAIAGEDANWGRVVMAVGKAGEPADRDRLAISFGDTVVARDGLPVDGYDETPVAAHLKGQDIRIHVDIGLGEGQATVWTCDLTHGYISINADYRS
- a CDS encoding TonB family protein, which encodes MCLTVIRYNTIFRRVAAGGTAALALLAAPAIALVQTPAPSAPSPAPNADGSTNARPLGSIANWVAMEDLPSAAMAPGINHAVRVRLSVSPLGFVDGCTVLASSGDANVDSAVCTALQRNAFFTPAMNAAGQAIAGEYVRNVRWAPPPAPTAPAGTPPAQ